One Elusimicrobiaceae bacterium DNA window includes the following coding sequences:
- the kdsA gene encoding 3-deoxy-8-phosphooctulonate synthase, which yields MKQTTVKIRDIEIGNRTELAFIAGNCIIENEEIVFETARTLKRLLKGKKFLFKASFDKANRTSVTAYRGPGLKEGLRILGALKSELRLPLVIDVHEPCQAEAVAEVADMLQIPAFLCRQTDLVIACARTGRAVNIKKGQFLSPWDTVNIVKKAHSAGNRRILLTERGNSFGYGNLVVDMRGLEIMKNETGCPVIFDCTHSVQKPGGLGHATGGDAALAPALARAAAAVGIAGLFFETHPEPAKALSDGPNSLALRDVSKLVNIISAIDELTKRIAK from the coding sequence ATGAAACAGACAACGGTGAAAATACGGGATATTGAAATCGGCAACCGGACCGAACTGGCTTTTATCGCGGGCAACTGCATTATTGAAAACGAAGAAATCGTTTTTGAAACGGCCAGAACGCTTAAACGGCTGCTGAAAGGGAAGAAATTCCTGTTCAAGGCGTCGTTTGACAAAGCGAACCGCACTTCCGTGACGGCCTATCGCGGTCCGGGCCTGAAAGAGGGTCTGCGTATTCTGGGCGCGCTTAAAAGCGAGCTGCGCCTCCCGCTGGTGATTGACGTGCATGAGCCCTGCCAGGCGGAAGCCGTGGCCGAAGTGGCGGACATGCTGCAGATTCCGGCTTTTCTGTGCCGGCAGACCGATCTGGTTATAGCCTGCGCGCGCACCGGGCGGGCGGTCAACATAAAAAAAGGCCAGTTTCTTTCGCCGTGGGACACGGTGAATATAGTGAAAAAAGCGCACAGCGCGGGCAACCGCAGAATCCTGCTGACAGAACGGGGCAACTCGTTCGGCTACGGCAACCTTGTGGTTGACATGCGCGGGCTGGAAATAATGAAGAACGAAACCGGCTGCCCGGTTATTTTCGACTGCACGCATTCAGTCCAGAAACCCGGCGGGCTCGGCCACGCCACAGGCGGCGACGCGGCGCTTGCGCCGGCGCTGGCGCGGGCGGCCGCGGCGGTGGGAATTGCGGGCCTGTTTTTCGAAACGCACCCGGAGCCCGCGAAGGCGCTGTCGGACGGGCCGAACTCGCTCGCCTTGCGGGATGTGTCAAAACTGGTTAATATTATTAGTGCCATAGACGAACTGACGAAAAGGATAGCCAAATGA
- a CDS encoding CTP synthase: MSKYIFVTGGVVSSLGKGITGASIGKLLQYSGLKVTMIKCDPYINVDAGTMNPYQHGEVFVTEDGAETDLDLGSYERFLETRMSHDNIITAGNVYKSVIERERKGEYLGATVQVIPHVTDEIKRRFKAFEKKADVVIIEIGGTVGDIESLPFLEAARQMKLEYGPQDVMYIHVTLVPYIPAADELKTKPTQHSVHKLREIGIDPNMIICRTDRPLEKSIKQKIALFCSVPATAVLEAADAKSIYDVPQALQRQGVNEQVHMLLGIRATSHNFEEWTDFMKRSSSARETVRIAIAGKYTSLKDAYKSVSEALLHAAMSANLKLAVDYVDVEDPELLSRLAEADGIILPGGFGNRGIEGKIRTAQYARESGKPFLGICLGMQCAVIEAARNLAGIKNAHSSEFMPRCKYPVIDLIADQKKVTGKGGTMRLGGYETAFTKGSALARIYGKPAVTERHRHRYEVNPEFVPALEKAGLKVTGYYKPRRLAETVEYKNHPWYIGVQYHPEFNSTPLNPSPLFKAFLAAGAKGKQPK; the protein is encoded by the coding sequence ATGAGCAAATATATTTTCGTAACGGGCGGAGTGGTCAGTTCGCTGGGCAAGGGCATTACCGGCGCGTCAATCGGCAAGCTGCTGCAGTACAGCGGGCTGAAAGTGACCATGATCAAGTGCGATCCCTACATCAACGTGGACGCCGGCACAATGAACCCTTACCAGCACGGCGAAGTGTTTGTGACGGAAGACGGCGCGGAAACCGATCTGGATCTCGGCTCGTACGAACGGTTTCTGGAAACCCGCATGTCGCACGACAACATCATCACGGCGGGCAACGTTTACAAAAGCGTTATCGAACGCGAGCGCAAAGGGGAATATCTCGGAGCGACGGTGCAGGTAATCCCGCACGTCACCGACGAGATCAAGCGGCGGTTCAAGGCGTTCGAGAAAAAAGCGGATGTCGTGATTATTGAAATCGGCGGCACGGTTGGCGATATTGAAAGCCTGCCCTTTCTGGAAGCCGCGCGCCAGATGAAGCTGGAATACGGCCCGCAGGACGTGATGTACATTCACGTCACGCTGGTGCCCTACATTCCGGCGGCTGACGAACTGAAAACCAAGCCCACCCAGCATTCCGTGCACAAGCTGCGCGAAATCGGGATAGACCCGAACATGATCATCTGCCGCACCGACCGGCCGCTCGAGAAATCCATCAAGCAGAAAATCGCTCTGTTTTGCAGCGTGCCCGCCACGGCGGTGCTGGAAGCGGCGGACGCCAAATCAATTTACGACGTGCCGCAGGCTTTGCAGCGCCAGGGCGTGAACGAGCAGGTGCACATGCTGCTGGGCATCCGGGCGACAAGCCATAATTTCGAAGAGTGGACGGACTTCATGAAACGATCCTCCTCCGCAAGAGAAACCGTCAGGATAGCCATTGCGGGCAAATACACCAGCCTGAAAGACGCCTATAAATCGGTTTCGGAAGCGCTGCTGCATGCCGCTATGTCGGCCAACCTGAAACTGGCGGTGGACTATGTGGACGTGGAGGATCCCGAACTGCTCAGCCGCCTCGCCGAGGCGGACGGGATAATCCTGCCCGGCGGGTTCGGCAACCGCGGAATCGAAGGCAAAATCCGCACGGCGCAATACGCGCGCGAAAGCGGAAAACCATTTCTCGGAATCTGTCTCGGAATGCAGTGCGCGGTCATAGAGGCGGCGCGCAATCTGGCGGGGATTAAAAACGCGCACTCGTCGGAATTCATGCCGCGGTGCAAATACCCGGTAATTGACCTGATCGCGGATCAGAAAAAAGTGACAGGCAAAGGCGGCACCATGCGCCTCGGCGGCTATGAAACCGCTTTCACGAAAGGATCCGCGCTCGCGCGGATTTACGGCAAACCCGCCGTTACCGAACGGCACCGTCACCGCTATGAAGTGAACCCGGAATTCGTGCCCGCGCTGGAAAAAGCGGGCCTGAAAGTCACCGGCTATTACAAGCCGCGCAGGCTGGCGGAAACGGTGGAATATAAAAACCATCCGTGGTATATCGGCGTGCAGTATCACCCGGAGTTTAATTCGACCCCGCTCAACCCCTCACCGCTGTTCAAGGCGTTTCTGGCGGCGGGCGCAAAAGGGAAACAGCCAAAATGA
- the kdsB gene encoding 3-deoxy-manno-octulosonate cytidylyltransferase translates to MSDILIIIPARYGSTRLPAKMLADLGGKPVIARTYQACAGAGIGEVLVATDHEDIVKAVAQCGGRSVMTPADCQSGTDRVWLAAKNRAEQIIINVQGDEPLISPETIRKTAAVLRDWRDADISTAAAPFPPDRNPDDPNAVKAVLAAPLENRDGKRALYFTRSAAPYRHELSPLRERVPYFLHCGIYGYRRASLERFVKLPPSALEQLERLEQLRALEAGMVIRCAMVASVPPAIDTGSDLAAAQRHLEIH, encoded by the coding sequence ATGAGCGATATACTGATCATAATTCCCGCGCGATACGGTTCCACCCGGCTGCCGGCGAAAATGCTGGCCGATCTGGGCGGAAAGCCCGTAATCGCGCGCACTTATCAAGCGTGCGCGGGTGCGGGCATAGGCGAGGTGCTGGTGGCCACCGACCACGAAGACATTGTGAAGGCGGTGGCGCAATGCGGCGGCAGGTCGGTCATGACGCCGGCGGACTGCCAGTCCGGCACCGACCGGGTCTGGCTGGCCGCGAAAAACCGGGCCGAACAAATCATAATAAACGTGCAGGGCGACGAACCGCTTATCAGCCCGGAAACAATCCGTAAAACCGCCGCCGTGCTGCGCGACTGGCGGGACGCCGATATTTCCACCGCCGCCGCGCCCTTTCCGCCCGACCGGAATCCTGACGACCCGAACGCGGTGAAGGCCGTGCTGGCGGCCCCGCTTGAAAACCGCGACGGCAAACGCGCCCTTTACTTTACCCGCAGCGCGGCTCCGTACCGCCACGAACTGTCGCCCCTGCGCGAGCGGGTGCCGTACTTTCTGCATTGCGGAATTTACGGGTACCGCCGGGCCAGTCTTGAACGTTTTGTGAAGCTCCCCCCCTCCGCGCTGGAGCAGCTGGAACGGCTTGAACAGCTGCGCGCGCTTGAAGCGGGCATGGTTATAAGGTGCGCGATGGTGGCGTCAGTCCCTCCGGCAATAGACACCGGGAGCGATCTTGCCGCCGCGCAGCGGCACCTTGAAATCCATTAG
- the rfaE1 gene encoding D-glycero-beta-D-manno-heptose-7-phosphate kinase, producing MKNTDKNRLKTLVSQFKNRKVIVFGDIMIDHFVRGSVSRISPEAPVPVVHVREEAYLPGGAGNVAANMARLGGDVTLLSVVGNDIAGEKLLDGIGRRGIHTALVVRDGRRPTTEKVRVIAEHQQVVRFDREATDPLGPELAQECIRNMESAIKNAGAVILSDYGKGVLNDTTIEAAIKLCRRHGVPVCVDPKVGHFKKYRNITCMTPNTKEACEGMGVPVTGSQKELEALGGTILEALNAQSLLITQGAGGMTLFENGNQVEISHTGTVAREVYDVTGAGDTVISVLALSLAAGATLKEAAMLSNYAAGVVVGKLGTATVTPEELARAIR from the coding sequence ATGAAAAACACTGACAAGAACCGATTGAAAACGCTGGTTTCGCAGTTTAAAAACCGCAAAGTGATAGTTTTCGGCGATATAATGATTGACCATTTCGTGCGCGGCTCCGTCAGCCGCATTTCGCCGGAGGCGCCGGTGCCGGTCGTGCATGTGCGCGAGGAAGCGTACCTGCCGGGCGGCGCGGGCAACGTGGCCGCCAACATGGCGCGGCTGGGCGGCGATGTGACGCTGCTTTCGGTGGTCGGCAACGATATCGCCGGCGAGAAACTGCTTGACGGGATCGGCCGGCGCGGCATTCACACCGCATTGGTCGTGCGCGACGGCCGCCGCCCCACCACCGAAAAGGTGCGCGTTATCGCCGAACACCAGCAGGTGGTGCGGTTTGACCGCGAAGCCACCGATCCGCTCGGGCCGGAACTCGCGCAGGAATGCATCCGCAACATGGAAAGCGCGATAAAAAATGCCGGCGCGGTTATTCTGTCGGACTACGGCAAGGGAGTCCTCAACGACACCACTATCGAAGCCGCCATCAAACTCTGCCGCAGGCACGGCGTGCCCGTCTGCGTGGATCCGAAGGTGGGCCATTTTAAAAAATACCGCAACATAACCTGCATGACGCCCAACACCAAAGAAGCGTGCGAGGGCATGGGCGTACCGGTAACCGGCTCGCAGAAAGAGCTCGAAGCGCTGGGCGGAACAATTCTGGAGGCTCTGAACGCGCAATCGCTTCTGATCACCCAGGGCGCCGGCGGCATGACGCTTTTTGAAAACGGCAACCAGGTGGAGATTTCGCACACCGGCACGGTGGCGCGCGAGGTTTATGACGTTACCGGCGCGGGCGACACGGTAATTTCCGTGCTCGCGCTTTCGCTTGCCGCCGGAGCGACGCTCAAGGAAGCGGCGATGCTTTCCAACTACGCCGCCGGCGTGGTGGTGGGCAAGCTGGGCACCGCGACGGTAACGCCCGAAGAACTCGCGAGGGCGATAAGATGA
- a CDS encoding DUF3108 domain-containing protein, with translation MKTRTLALSALALLGGTLAFAGADFNPPRVKAVKTPPRPPRTALPVPMDTAPAAALPAGSRAANWLGERMKFDLTWSFITVGRAEIWTEDVVAIDGEPCCHIVSTAKSAAVIDAFFKVRDKNQTWITAAGLHSKGYAKIIREGNYFWDEWVLFDYAKKTFAGIQKTNGDVLENIAGSIPGPVQDIFSALYFVRTQPLEPGKQFSIDVNSSKNWPLYVTVYPRRETVKVGAGKFDCFVVEPTLRDKGLFVQKGKSLKVWMTADSRHIPVKMEAEVFIGHVSAELEEYSDTQP, from the coding sequence ATGAAAACGCGTACTTTGGCTTTGTCCGCGCTGGCGCTGCTTGGAGGAACGCTGGCGTTTGCGGGAGCCGACTTCAATCCGCCGCGCGTGAAAGCGGTAAAAACTCCGCCCCGGCCGCCGCGCACGGCTCTGCCCGTGCCGATGGATACCGCTCCGGCCGCTGCGCTGCCGGCCGGCTCGCGCGCGGCAAACTGGCTGGGCGAGCGCATGAAATTCGATCTGACCTGGAGCTTTATCACCGTGGGCCGCGCGGAAATATGGACCGAAGACGTGGTAGCCATTGACGGCGAGCCATGCTGCCACATCGTATCAACCGCTAAATCCGCCGCGGTTATTGACGCGTTTTTCAAAGTGCGCGACAAGAACCAGACCTGGATAACGGCCGCCGGCCTGCACTCGAAGGGCTACGCCAAGATAATCCGCGAAGGCAATTATTTCTGGGACGAGTGGGTTCTGTTTGACTATGCGAAAAAAACCTTTGCCGGCATCCAGAAAACCAACGGCGACGTGCTGGAAAATATCGCCGGTTCCATTCCCGGCCCGGTGCAGGACATTTTTTCCGCGCTGTATTTCGTCCGCACCCAGCCGCTGGAACCCGGGAAACAGTTTTCGATAGACGTAAATTCCAGCAAGAACTGGCCGCTTTACGTTACGGTTTATCCGCGGCGCGAAACGGTAAAGGTAGGCGCGGGCAAGTTCGACTGTTTCGTGGTGGAACCGACCCTGCGCGACAAAGGGCTGTTCGTGCAGAAGGGCAAAAGCCTTAAAGTATGGATGACCGCCGACAGCCGGCACATTCCCGTAAAGATGGAGGCGGAAGTTTTCATCGGGCATGTATCGGCCGAACTAGAGGAATATTCGGACACTCAGCCCTGA
- a CDS encoding isoprenylcysteine carboxylmethyltransferase family protein, with protein sequence MKYRIKISQIVTLLLLAIAKPYCWDLFAAGMALGALGEALRLWSAGNLYKDKKLATCGPYKMTRNPLYLGSFIMALGFSVACINPAYPVRTTALILAVLLGFKFVYRMQVEAEEIHLKNLFAADYEQYCAAVPRYLPKLGAWGEALSSNRFTIRQANYNREYQTVLGFLCVALFVAVKLHMGL encoded by the coding sequence ATGAAATACAGAATTAAGATATCCCAAATAGTCACGCTGCTGCTGCTTGCCATAGCAAAACCATACTGCTGGGATCTGTTCGCCGCCGGCATGGCGCTGGGCGCGCTGGGAGAAGCGCTGCGGTTGTGGTCGGCGGGGAACCTGTACAAGGATAAAAAGCTCGCCACCTGCGGTCCTTACAAAATGACCCGCAACCCGCTCTACCTGGGTTCATTTATCATGGCGCTGGGCTTTTCCGTGGCATGCATCAACCCCGCCTATCCGGTGCGGACGACCGCGCTGATACTGGCGGTTTTGCTGGGCTTTAAGTTTGTGTACCGGATGCAGGTTGAAGCGGAGGAAATACACCTTAAAAACCTGTTCGCCGCGGATTACGAGCAATACTGCGCCGCCGTGCCGCGTTATCTGCCGAAACTGGGCGCGTGGGGCGAGGCGCTGTCATCCAACAGATTCACAATCAGACAGGCAAACTACAACCGCGAATACCAGACCGTGCTTGGTTTTCTGTGCGTGGCGCTATTCGTGGCCGTGAAACTGCACATGGGGCTTTAA
- a CDS encoding HAD family hydrolase, translated as MSDNRAKGVFLDRDGTLIHDRPGHYLARPQDLRLYKHTPQALRILAQAGFKLFVVSNQSGIGRGYYTDETARAINKRMTGLLEQEGVIITDIAYCPHAPAEHCVCRKPLPYMGLRFIEKYGLNPKLCYMVGDKLSDLEFGRALGVTAIFVRTGNGRQQLQKHGNELTTEIIARDILSAAEWITKHEIQN; from the coding sequence TTGTCTGACAACCGCGCTAAAGGCGTGTTTCTGGATCGGGACGGCACACTTATTCACGACAGGCCCGGCCATTATCTGGCGCGTCCGCAGGATCTGCGGCTTTACAAACACACGCCGCAGGCGCTGCGGATACTGGCGCAGGCGGGGTTTAAGCTGTTTGTGGTGTCAAACCAGTCGGGCATAGGGCGCGGATATTATACCGACGAAACGGCCCGCGCGATAAACAAACGCATGACCGGGCTGCTGGAGCAGGAGGGCGTGATTATAACCGATATCGCCTACTGCCCGCACGCGCCCGCCGAGCATTGCGTCTGCCGCAAGCCGCTGCCGTATATGGGACTGCGGTTTATCGAAAAATACGGGCTGAACCCGAAGCTGTGCTATATGGTGGGCGACAAACTGTCTGACCTGGAATTCGGACGGGCGCTGGGCGTTACCGCCATTTTCGTCAGAACCGGCAACGGGCGGCAACAGCTGCAAAAGCATGGAAACGAACTTACAACGGAGATAATCGCCCGGGACATCCTGTCCGCGGCCGAATGGATAACCAAACATGAAATACAGAATTAA
- a CDS encoding lysophospholipid acyltransferase family protein has translation MSEPTATTPAIPVTRRLAYYLEYLPLVWGLLLFRLLPWRVACARGRILGRLFSFLPTRRYRITIDNLTKVFPEKPAGEITAIARACWGNIGRIAAEFIKLTDHDRAYLFEHCRVENDGLFKARLDSGKGAIVHIGHFTNWEAAGLALTASGYDTVALTRITRNPYVDALVRARRMKFGGELIGHRNPFFSCVKTIKRGKAIIIASDQNMPAGELFMPFFGRICAVSPLTALLSLKTHTPVFPLHVLRDEKGVIVARFEDPVLPPEHYTEEGVLETVRLLNKITEGWIRANPGMWLWSHNRWKRENDPRRFAKPENKLV, from the coding sequence ATGAGCGAACCGACCGCAACGACCCCGGCCATACCCGTTACACGCAGGCTGGCATATTATCTGGAGTACCTGCCGCTTGTGTGGGGCCTGCTGCTGTTTCGGCTGCTGCCCTGGCGCGTGGCCTGCGCGCGGGGCCGGATACTGGGACGGCTGTTTTCGTTCCTGCCGACCAGGCGGTACCGCATCACCATAGATAACCTGACAAAAGTTTTTCCCGAAAAACCGGCCGGGGAAATTACCGCGATCGCCCGGGCCTGCTGGGGCAACATCGGCCGGATAGCGGCGGAATTCATCAAACTCACCGACCATGACCGCGCCTACCTGTTCGAGCATTGCCGGGTGGAAAACGACGGGTTGTTCAAAGCCCGGCTTGACTCCGGCAAAGGCGCGATCGTGCATATCGGCCATTTCACCAATTGGGAGGCGGCGGGGCTCGCGCTGACAGCGTCGGGTTATGACACTGTGGCGCTTACCCGCATCACCCGCAACCCTTATGTGGACGCGCTCGTGCGCGCCCGCCGCATGAAATTCGGCGGCGAACTGATAGGGCACCGCAATCCGTTCTTCAGCTGCGTCAAAACCATAAAGCGCGGCAAAGCCATCATCATCGCGTCGGATCAGAACATGCCGGCCGGCGAACTGTTCATGCCTTTTTTCGGGCGGATCTGCGCGGTCAGTCCGCTAACTGCCCTGCTTTCTTTGAAAACGCATACCCCGGTTTTTCCGCTGCACGTCCTGCGGGATGAAAAAGGAGTGATTGTGGCGCGGTTTGAAGACCCGGTTCTTCCGCCGGAGCATTACACGGAGGAAGGCGTACTGGAAACCGTCAGACTGCTTAACAAAATAACGGAGGGATGGATACGGGCCAATCCCGGCATGTGGCTTTGGTCCCATAACCGCTGGAAACGGGAGAACGATCCCCGGCGGTTCGCGAAACCGGAGAACAAACTTGTCTGA
- the lpxK gene encoding tetraacyldisaccharide 4'-kinase produces MDLKKLHKKLHRNALGIAALWIISLFYRLIVFIRQALYDFGFLKVTKVNTRIVCIGNLTTGGTGKTTAVMLAARQLAKAGVRVAIISRGYRRQADPDDMVVLSNTTPGSWVSAGDEPYMLSRSLKDHDVPVIVCANRVKAAQTAVKRFRSQVIVLDDGFQHFKLERDSDIVLIDAKNPFGGDALLPLGTLREPKSALKRARLAVITHANLADVVQLDDIRREIHEYNPALQVIETTHQPEHLFNICTGEVVPLGTLHGNAAAFSAIGDPGSFEETLFDMGFDLKQKWRYPDHHPYRLEDLQSVQSLRGGLPIITTYKDFTKFPDGWREIFADHVYLLSISLNITGGVKAEQAWLNALYPKLARNQ; encoded by the coding sequence ATGGATCTTAAAAAACTGCACAAAAAACTGCACAGAAACGCTTTAGGCATCGCGGCACTCTGGATTATTTCGCTTTTTTACAGGCTGATCGTTTTCATACGCCAGGCGCTGTACGATTTCGGTTTTTTGAAAGTGACAAAGGTCAATACGCGGATTGTCTGCATCGGCAACCTGACCACCGGAGGCACCGGAAAAACAACCGCCGTCATGCTCGCCGCGCGCCAGCTGGCGAAAGCGGGCGTACGGGTGGCGATCATCTCAAGAGGTTACCGCAGGCAGGCCGATCCTGACGATATGGTGGTGCTTTCAAACACCACACCCGGCTCGTGGGTATCGGCCGGCGACGAGCCGTACATGCTTTCGCGCTCGTTAAAAGACCACGACGTGCCGGTCATTGTCTGCGCCAACCGTGTAAAAGCCGCGCAGACCGCCGTAAAACGCTTCAGAAGCCAGGTGATCGTGCTTGATGACGGGTTCCAGCACTTCAAACTGGAACGCGACAGCGATATCGTTCTGATAGACGCGAAAAATCCATTCGGAGGCGACGCGCTCCTGCCGCTCGGCACACTGCGCGAACCCAAAAGCGCGCTCAAACGCGCCCGGCTGGCGGTTATAACCCACGCCAATCTGGCCGACGTGGTGCAGTTAGACGATATCCGGCGCGAGATCCACGAATATAATCCGGCTCTGCAGGTCATTGAAACCACCCACCAGCCGGAGCACCTGTTCAACATCTGCACGGGCGAGGTGGTTCCGCTGGGAACCCTGCACGGCAACGCGGCCGCGTTTTCCGCGATCGGCGATCCCGGGAGTTTCGAGGAAACGCTGTTCGATATGGGTTTTGACCTCAAGCAGAAATGGCGCTATCCCGACCACCACCCGTACCGGCTTGAAGATCTTCAGTCCGTGCAATCTCTGCGCGGCGGCCTGCCGATCATCACCACTTACAAGGACTTCACCAAATTTCCCGACGGCTGGCGCGAAATATTCGCCGATCATGTCTATCTGCTGTCCATAAGCCTTAACATAACGGGCGGAGTGAAAGCCGAACAGGCCTGGCTCAACGCACTCTATCCGAAACTGGCCAGAAATCAGTAA
- a CDS encoding glycosyltransferase family 9 protein: MRAPGKILVIQLRRIGDNLLTLPAISALKRAFPGARVDFLAEPPADILFKNSPDINELLVYDHKKQFFWLREIRRRRYDWVIDYLGNPRSIALAAASGARVRAGAKDVFWSFLYNVEMKRGAEPAYAPLEKILMLAPFGVKPDRERLLPVLRPDLHAVKAADVFLAANGLAGTPVLGAAPVSRRITRQYPPELFAETLKLVYQATGIKSVVLWGPGELEIARKITDMADGCAILSPETKNLASLTGLVSRFSALLANCNGPKHIAVATGVSTLTIHASSDPRNWTPPSPATGAPERSVSEYYGPLPHTPPAHIYISNPRPACLYCRRNDCDSLACLKNLPPQAVAAKTAELLKLVAGKQNNTAF; the protein is encoded by the coding sequence ATGCGCGCGCCCGGAAAAATACTGGTAATCCAGCTGCGGCGGATCGGCGACAATCTGCTGACGCTGCCCGCCATCTCCGCGCTCAAACGGGCTTTCCCCGGAGCGCGGGTGGATTTTCTGGCCGAACCTCCGGCGGACATATTATTCAAAAACAGTCCCGACATAAACGAACTGCTTGTCTATGATCACAAAAAACAGTTTTTCTGGCTGCGCGAGATCCGCCGCCGCCGGTATGACTGGGTGATAGATTATCTGGGCAACCCGCGTTCGATCGCGCTGGCCGCGGCGAGCGGCGCGCGGGTGCGGGCCGGCGCGAAAGACGTGTTCTGGAGTTTTCTGTACAACGTGGAAATGAAACGGGGCGCGGAACCCGCCTACGCTCCGCTTGAAAAAATACTGATGCTCGCTCCGTTCGGCGTGAAACCCGACCGGGAGCGGCTCCTGCCGGTTCTCCGGCCAGATCTTCACGCCGTTAAAGCGGCGGACGTTTTTCTGGCGGCGAACGGGCTGGCAGGCACACCCGTTTTGGGAGCCGCGCCGGTTTCGCGCCGCATAACCCGCCAGTACCCGCCGGAATTGTTTGCCGAAACGCTGAAACTGGTATATCAGGCGACAGGCATCAAATCGGTGGTATTGTGGGGGCCGGGCGAACTGGAAATCGCGCGGAAAATCACGGATATGGCGGACGGGTGCGCGATACTGTCGCCTGAAACAAAAAATCTGGCCAGCCTCACCGGCCTTGTGTCACGTTTCAGCGCGCTGCTGGCCAACTGCAACGGGCCGAAACACATCGCCGTGGCGACCGGAGTGTCAACGCTGACGATACACGCCTCCAGCGATCCGCGCAACTGGACGCCGCCCTCCCCCGCCACGGGCGCGCCCGAGCGCTCCGTGTCCGAATATTACGGGCCGCTGCCGCACACCCCGCCAGCGCATATTTACATAAGCAATCCGCGCCCGGCCTGCCTGTACTGCAGGCGCAACGACTGCGACAGCCTGGCCTGCCTGAAAAACCTGCCTCCGCAGGCAGTCGCCGCGAAAACAGCCGAACTGCTGAAACTGGTTGCCGGCAAACAAAACAACACCGCATTCTGA
- a CDS encoding polysaccharide deacetylase family protein produces MTVWILAVTALAAAGFSARWNWWRKKLDGIPVLMYHKIGIAPANSQLKKLWVSPDRFARQVDWLLKKGYTPIHFADLDRAVKGEAELPEKPVLITFDDGYKNNYRHAYPVLKERNAKGNIFLVHNTVGKSNLWHDPASEAWIEMLTWEQIGEMLASGVFDVGSHTMNHASLPLIDSNTAEWEIRESKKQLEEKLGREIPAFAYPYGAGAFDPQIRKFALDAGYRFDFSVKQGLLPWHWKPADGTIRRLFIRGDDTMLDFALAVTRGKSRF; encoded by the coding sequence ATGACAGTGTGGATACTGGCTGTAACCGCGCTCGCGGCGGCGGGTTTTAGCGCGCGCTGGAACTGGTGGCGGAAAAAACTGGACGGCATCCCGGTGCTGATGTACCACAAAATAGGCATCGCGCCGGCCAATTCGCAACTGAAAAAACTGTGGGTTTCGCCTGACAGATTCGCGCGGCAGGTTGACTGGCTGTTAAAAAAGGGATATACGCCCATCCATTTCGCCGACCTTGACCGCGCGGTAAAAGGCGAGGCCGAACTGCCCGAAAAACCCGTGCTGATAACCTTTGACGACGGCTACAAAAACAATTACCGGCACGCTTATCCCGTTTTAAAGGAACGCAACGCCAAAGGCAATATTTTTCTGGTGCATAACACTGTAGGGAAAAGCAACCTGTGGCACGATCCGGCGAGCGAAGCGTGGATCGAAATGCTTACCTGGGAGCAGATCGGGGAAATGCTCGCCAGCGGCGTGTTCGATGTCGGGTCGCATACGATGAACCACGCCAGCCTGCCGCTCATAGACAGCAATACCGCCGAATGGGAAATCCGCGAAAGCAAGAAACAGCTTGAGGAAAAACTGGGCCGGGAAATACCCGCGTTCGCGTATCCGTACGGGGCGGGCGCGTTTGATCCGCAGATCCGCAAATTCGCGCTTGACGCCGGCTACCGGTTCGATTTCAGCGTAAAACAGGGCTTGCTGCCGTGGCACTGGAAACCGGCCGACGGCACCATCCGCCGCCTGTTCATCCGCGGCGACGATACCATGCTTGATTTCGCGCTCGCGGTCACGCGTGGGAAATCGCGGTTCTGA